A single region of the Apodemus sylvaticus chromosome 7, mApoSyl1.1, whole genome shotgun sequence genome encodes:
- the LOC127690130 gene encoding LOW QUALITY PROTEIN: olfactory receptor 1174-like (The sequence of the model RefSeq protein was modified relative to this genomic sequence to represent the inferred CDS: deleted 2 bases in 2 codons), which translates to METENTTQIPEFLILGFSDDPKLQPVLFGLFLSIYMVTVLGNLLIILAVSSDSHLHNPMYFFLSNLSFIDICFISATIPKMLVNMWSQRKDISYIECLTQVYFFNTFVGMDDVLLTLMAYDRFVAICNPLKYTVIMNPRVCAIVVLMFWIILFWVSLIHVLLINELNFSKGTEIPHFFCELAQVLKASNSDTYINNVFMYVLTFIFGVIPMTGILMSYSQIVSSLLRMSSTLSKYKAFSTCGSHICVVCLFYGSAIGVYFSTSVVHSTQRRMVASLMYTVISPMLNPFIYSLRNTDVKLALGELLIRIANCPLQINEIRTKFILRNIR; encoded by the exons ATGGAAACCGAGAACACCACACAGATACCAGAATTTTTGATCCTGGGTTTCTCAGATGATCCAAAACTGCAACCTGTTCTCTTTGGACTATTCCTGTCCATCTACATGGTTACTGTGCTTGGGAACCTGCTTATCATCTTGGCTGTCAGCTCTGACTCACATCTCCATaaccccatgtacttcttcctctccaatctGTCCTTTATTGACATCTGTTTCATCTCAGCCACAATACCAAAGATGCTAGTCAACATGTGGTCACAGAGAAAAGACATCTCCTACATAGAATGTCTTACAcaggtatat ttttttaatacttttgttGGGATGGATGATGTTTTACTCACTTTAATGGCCTATGATCGCTTTGTAGCCATTTGTAACCCTCTCAAATACACGGTTATCATGAACCCTCGGGTATGTGCCATTGTAGTTCTTATGTTTTGGATAATCCTGTTCTGGGTCTCCCTGATTCATGTTCTATTGATAAATGAACTGAACTTCTCCAAAGGCACAGAGATTCCACATTTCTTTTGTGAACTGGCTCAAGTTCTCAAAGCATCCAACTCTGACACTTACATCAATAATGTCTTCATGTATGTGTTGACTTTCATATTCGGAGTGATTCCGATGACAGGAATCCTTATGTCTTACTCACAGATTGTCTCATCTTTATTAAGGATGTCCTCTACTCTGAGTAAGTACAAAGCCTTTTCCACCTGTGGATCTCACATCTGTGTGGTCTGTTTGTTCTATGGTTCAGCAATTGGGGTTTATTTTAGCACTTCTGTGGTTCATTCTACCCAGAGAAGAATGGTTGCTTCACTGATGTACACTGTGATTAGCCCTATGCTTAACCCCTTTATCTATAGCCTGCGAAACACAGATGTGAAACTTGCACTTGGTGAACTTTTAATCAGAATTGCCAATTGCCCA TTACAGATCAATGAAATCAGAACTAAATTCATACTTAGAAATATAAGGTAA